The stretch of DNA agttaagagagagagagatcacacaagcaatttatactggttcctctcacaaaacgagagtagtccagtccccttgcacttccaagggatttcactataatcacacaagattacaactgctcaagcacacaagcaagagacttctcaacactgctcaagcacacaagcttaagacttcacacttaagcacacaagcttaattTACCTCAAGTACTAGATATAATAAAGTAATGGAAAGTATACAACAACTCTTagtcagaacctagaagaacaaatactaaatatttgaactaaaagtgcaacaacacagttcagaggttcagagctttgtatgaggaattcagagttttttcgtgcgtgttaataatcctttttttttaattacaactgattcctttagtatatatacgactagaaaagagtcgttgcaaagatgaccgttgaagtagataatcttttgtcttcaagcagcctgtcttgatgcagtttggttgtatccaaaactaagtaagagtttcaggtactttgactactgcagagaagactttccttattcagctaacacaactgatgacccacgttctcaaaagagaacagacagaaagagattagctgttctgatcaggcttgaaaggtccttttcttcattggtagaagagttgacttgcaaaagagaatctttacaaacttcaagaagatcatcagagtttgatgaagctaagaccttaagaagttctgaagacccTTAAgtagttctgaagacttcatcgtctgaagagtacaacttctgagtctcacaatcttctgatcgcttacaaacttctgaagtccttatcttctgatcattaatcagagcttaattgaatctaagtcctgcacacttaaattaaatttttagtccttccaattgtttattaatactttgttatcatcaaaaccttaatagatttaggggcaaacatttttaaatcaattttgttccaacattgCAACCAATCAAACTGAAACCTTTTGTTCAATcgagtaaaaatcacaattcaacagtataacgcgatccttgagttcgacactcggtcttaccgttttaaatatattacttgcacgatttcgtacacttgcgaaaatCGCCATCATGAACCTAGGCTTGAAAGTGCCTTGACTTGGGCTTGAGCTTGAATTTCATCATAATTTAGTTGATTCAATTCTTATCATCTTGAACTTGGCTTTAAAGTGTCTGGCCAATAACCTCATTTTCTTGAACCTAGGCTTGAAAGTGCCTTGACTTGGGCTTGAGCTTGAATTTCATCATAATTTAGTTGATTCAATTCTTATCATTTTGAACTTGGCTTTAAAGTGTCTGGCCAATAACCTCATTTTCTTAAACCTAGGCTTGAAAGTGCCTTGACTTGGGCTTGACGCTTGAGCAGCCTGTACCTCAAATGTTCTTTTACTAAACTATTTTGTCATCCATACGAGTCGTGCATATGCTATCCTATAATCAATATAAATTCGATGCAAGTTGGGCATTCTCTTTCAAATCTCCATCTGAACTTGATGCATATGGGTATACCGATGGAAAAATGGGCTAAAAAACAAGGAGGACAATTTTGTCCCCTAGCCTACAATCTACACGATGTTACATGTCATCTCACAACTTTTTCCTCGTAGTTTACATATAAATATGTAAAAAATTATGCACTACAGTACCATACATAATGGCAAAAAACCAACCAGTTTTACTTATCAATAACAAACATTTATTATGTGATTTTGCTGTCTACTCTGCATTCCTTGCAAGTCTATAAAAATAGTTTCACCAGAGACATTTGTCTTCTCACAAAACGCCAGTAGTGATAGTAATTACTttcaatatattaatatatattggttttctatttttatgtgtaattatattaactgatatttataattaatagtCGATAGTAGTAGATTAATggtaattgtaaaaaaaaaaaaatagactccTTTTAAGGTCTCATGTTTAATGGTGGACCATGTTTAATTCTTTCCAACGTCTTTAATGGACTATTTTATTCAAGTAAacgaaaactaaaataaaaaatagaagtaATAGTAAACATTTTTGCTGATCGAGATTAACTATAACatagtgaaaataattttttttgttaagtagtttagtaacttgaaattccaccttaaacTCGTACGGACAAAATAATTGAACTTTAAGGCACTAGATTTTGTTTAGTGGTAAGAGATTTTGGTAGAATGTTAGAGGTCATAAGATTGGATTCTAaactcattgtaaaaaaataataattgaactTTTGGAAATAAGAAAAAGGTGTAAAGAAAATAGGAAAAATGGTTACTACACTACTGGAAAAGAGAAGTGAGTGAGAGTGAGAGCGATATCCCGCCTAATCCTAATATCTCGTTTCTCATCGTGACTTTTCAAATTCAAGCTCCTCTTTTGTCTCTTTCTCACTCTCTCGTTTATTTTAACGTTGCTGTTTTCTTTTCCTCATTTTTCATCACCGAccaacaaaaatttcaaattgattTTCACCAAACCCTAAAACTACAAATCCCTAATTCTTCAACCCTAATTCGATCCCTAATGTCTTCACCTGATTCCACCGCTCCTTCTCTTCCTCTCTCCACTGTATGCGTATCTTCtgctcctttttcttttttccaattttattctatttttcttcattttcattattaattattaattatcacTTCAATTTTTTGTGTTTCAGAAGGAGAACATTACTCCAATTTCCTCAAAAATTGCGGTACTTACTTTACTCTTACTTGCTGTTGCAAAACATTTATGGAACTTCTAATACcatgtttatgtttttaatgatgTTTCATTTATATGTAATTATTGTTGTTTTAGGAACTTAATGAATCAAGATCAGAGCTACTCGGTCGAATTCAGAGTTTGAAACAGGTAatgtttttatcatttttatactCATGTGATAgttaagttttgatttttagttaattttattttccttttgtttgtttctttggaTCTATTATTACTAGGATTTGCAAGGTTGGAGATCGAAGTTAGATACACAAGTTAAGGTCTATAGGGATGTAAGTGATTGCTATTAATCTCAATCTGTTGAATACCGGATTTTGCTTGTGTTTTGTTGAACAAGAAGattattattgttatgtttTCTATAACCAATTTTGATATTAGTAtcttgggtttttttttctaaggAGGAAATGTTATAGTTGAACACTTGTTTTAGTTGCATGTGTTAGATCGTGGGCTTTGAGTTAGGACGGCAGGGGGAGTGGGAAAGCCGAGGTCAAACCCCTTCAATATGGGGAACCTAGGGGTGTAGAAATTGTAAACTTGTGTGAATGGTTGTGTGTCTAGATAGAGCACACCTTGTTTCTATTTATAATAGAAATAGAATCAATTACAATTAATGCTGATTAAACATGATTGGTACATAACTAGGAAATCATAACATTTGATTTCTAATCGATTCTAACAGACAGTTGTATGTTTCGATAGGTGGTAGAGTAAAATGCAATGGCATAAGCGTAAGAGAGTTTATTAGAAACTCTTCCAAACAAAGCCTTAGGAGGCACATAACAATAACAGACATGATATACAAACTGATATTCGTGCTATTAAATATCTAATTTTGTGGTCAAATATCATGAGAGTACCTTTTTCTTACTTTGTGTGGATAGACTTGTGTAGTAATCTAGAACACTATACTTGGAAATTGGCTTTGGTTCATTTAGATATCCAAGTGACATCTTTTATGCTTCTTTTCTTGGAGAATTGACTCCATAAGGTATTTCTTATGCCAAATCATTCTATAAAGAAGAAAGTTTCTAGGATGTAATTTGTAAGCTTTTCAACTTCATTGCTATTGATTTGTTATTTTCGTATTGAACAACACTGCATTTGATTAGAATTGCTGAGATCTCATCACTTGGGCGTGACGGTTTTTCCAAACCGGAAGGGTAAAATCAAGTGTGTTCAATCAatgcttttaaaaaaatgtaatggcTCCTAGAATTTAGTGGATGCTTAGTCATAAACTGGCAGCACAAATAATATTTGACCATAATGgcttctatttcttttttgctTGGTTTTGAGAGGGTTCATAATGTTTTCAACGGTCATACATAGCTCTTAAGgattaatagatttttttatccCCTCCTGGGGtcttgtttgttttttggttaTAATTATACCTGAGCTCTTCTTTTATGACTGATTCTAATAATACTTACCTTTATCCTTATTTTATGTTTGCAACTCTTAAATCTTGATGcatttgattttgtttatgcAGGAACTGACAGACCTTAAGAAAACACTTAATGTCGAAGTGGAACAACTTAGAGCAGTAAGTGTGCTTTTTTAATCTTTCTCAAGTGCCCTCTTTCAAATTAAATCTGTGTgtaattttttgttgataaaatcGAAACTAGGAATTTCAAGATCTGAGGACCACTCTTCAGCAGCAACAAGAGGATGTTACAACTAGCTTAAGAAACTTGGGGGTAAGTATCGAAAATTGGGATAATCTTTAAAAGCACTTCTCAAATCTCAACGATACTTTAATTAATAAGTGCAGTAACATCAAAATGTATTGCAGCTTCAGGATGTCTCAGGAGATGTAAAGCAAGCTCAGTCACAAGAAACCAAGACTGAAGAAATCGCCAAGGAAGAGCAGCCTGTGTTACACTTACATGAGGACGAGAATACCAAGATAGCTGAAAATTAAACAGGCTTTTGTTTCGGGGTATTTGCTACTATTGATGTATACCCTAAGAAAAGCTGAATGATTTTCTGTGTGCTTGTATTATTAGTGTTATGTTCTGTTCGATTAGTGTTATGTGCTTGTTAACCTCATTGTTCAATCTATACTTTCTTATACAATTTGTTGCTTGCTTctatttactattatttatatggATTTATAATCAAAACAGTTCAAGAGTATACACTCTAATGAAACCACAATTCCTTATATAAGCCCAAGTCACTACATATTAAGGCAAGTtgcaatttataatttttacccAGAAAATGTAGACATTCATTGTTGAACATTCCCCATTTCAGTTACCCCAAAACAGTTCATCTTAAAAATTACGTGCAAGAACAACTTGGCCATTCCACTAACTTTTCTATAACATAATTAAGCATACAGACTCATCTGTGCTAAGTACTGCGAAAACAAATATATTCTTACAATCCAACATGAATGTACCCAAGGCAAATGCAATGTCTAATGTTTAATACACATTCCTTCTTCAAACTTTTAAGAGATATAAATCATCTAGTGAAAGAACAACTTCCAAGTATAATGGTGACAAAAAAGACATTGATGCACCCTCTTTTTGGACAAAATGCAAGACAAACTCTTCAAATTTGAACAAGTTTATGCGGTGAATCCCGTTACTGAATAATCTGCATTGATCGGAAAACAAAAGCAGTAAGGAAAATTGTCCTcctcctccttctcctcctccttttcctcatcctcatcctcatccTCCTTTTCGTCCTCGTCCTCAGCCTCGTCCTCGTCCTCGTCCTCGTCCTCGTCCTCGTCCTCGTCCTCGTCCTCGTCCTCGTCCtcatcctcatcctcatcctcatccTCACCCTCACCCTCACCCTGACCGATCAATACAACTCTAAGTCGTTTACCATCTTTGGATATAACTTTAAGTTTAAAATTAGGTGTCCATTGGTGTGCTGAAAAAATACACAAGCATATTCAAATCAACAATAAATAATACAGTACAAGAAACATAGTATGGTTAGAGTGAATTATTGGTTTAATATATACAACTTCTTTGACAGAATCATACAAAGTGTGATTAGAATTGGAAGATAATATGAATAATAAAAGCAACATAGAAGGTTCTAGTGTAAGATGAAGTTACCTGTATTCTTTTTACCAGCATTGGCTTCTTTCTCTGCTTTTATCTTTTCATTTGCAATGGCAGTCACGGAAGCCTCGTCCTCGTCCTCGTCCTCGTCCTCGTCCTCGTCCTCGTCCtcatcctcatcctcatcctcatcctcatccTCACCCTCACCCTCACCCTGACCGATCAATACAACTCTAAGTCGTTTACCATCTTTGGATATAACTTTAAGTTTAAAATTAGGTGTCCATTGGTGTGCTGAAAAAATACACAAGCATATTCAAATCAACAATAAATAATACAGTACAAGAAACATAGTATGGTTAGAGTGAATTATTGGTTTAATATATACAACTTCTTTGACAGAATCATACAAAGTGTGATTAGAATTGGAAGATAATATGAATAATAAAAGCAACATAGAAGGTTCTAGTGTAAGATGAAGTTACCTGTATTCTTTTTACCAGCATTGGCTTCTTTCTCTGCTTTTATCTTTTCATTTGCAATGGCAGTCACGGAAGATGAGATATCTTTGACATCTGCTTCTTCAACTAGTCTGTCATAGGAAGTAAATTAAATCAAAAACAGTagtttttttaatctaaattaaTTATCAGTTTCTTTCATATCCTATATACTCATTCAGAAGCTATGACAGTTATATTTAGTAAGAGGCAATTTTATACAAGATATTACTTAAACAACAAATTTAATTGCAATGGAAAAATAGAGATCAAATATACTTAAAAGCTGAATTTTATAATCATTTAAGCTCAGCGATTCAAATTGTACCAAGACGTTGTTTACTGTGCTTTAATAATAGTGCTTCTAAAGAACAAAATCTCAGTAGTATTGGCTATAAAGATTGGATAATGCCTATAATGTATATCACACCAAATGACAGAGCATTTAAATATATatcctttttttcttctactGACTCTGGATAGTTCTCCCTCATTTACAATTTAATTTCTCCATTTCAACTCCCCAATTGAATCCTATGATGCAGCCTCTAAGACCCAAAAAAGCTACCCATCGTGTAACTACCATAGCTAGTAAAAGCAACCCTTAACAACACTATATTGCCTGCTCAGGCAGAAGCCAAAGAAGAGCTAGCtctaaaaagaagaaattgtaTTGAAACAACACCCAAAGTATTTAAAGACATCTTTATCACAGAGCAAAAACAAAGTTTCCATAAAAGCACGTAAAGCAATCTAACAAGGAAGAGTATTTGGGTTTGTGGTTGAATTTTTATGATCAGCACTTGCTCATAATCTTATTTTCTTAGCTAGCATACACGGCAATGCTACACAATGTTCCTTATagtgtttaataataatatatgacaTACCAGCACTAAGAACATGTTATTCTAAAAGGAACATTGGAATCAGAGTAAACAAAACAGATGCAAACAATAAACCTTTGTTGAAGATGTTTTTCCGCCAAAGAATCCAGTGGTTCTTCCTTTTCTAGCTCTACTTTCTTTCCCTTCTTTTCAGGAGCTTTTTCAGTAGATTTTTTAGGTGCCCATTGTTCTTCCGCGGAAAAAATAAACAAGCATATCTCAAATTAACAACAATAAATAATACAGTACAAGAAACATAGTATGGTTAGAGTGAATTGTTGGTTTAATATACAACTTTTTTGTCAGAATGATACAAAGTGTGATTGGAATTGGGGATTGATTTGATTTATAAATGAAATCATTAGTTGGGaaatataatctaaataatTGATATAAGATTCTTATTCCTGTTCGCCGAAAAAATATTCTTATTCTTTAGTTGTGAAAATTTAGAGATTCACTATAATATATTTGAACTTGAGTGAAAATGAGGTGTAATCATAATTTCTATATATACATGGACAATATCATACTTGCTAGAGCAgccattttgaaaaatattatataggGCAATAACGAAGAAATACCACGATAACACGCTTATTTAATCTTTAATGGTCAAAGCgcgaaaacaaatttatttacaGATCAAGTAAAATCAACTTTTTACAATAATCCCATATGttcaaattcatatattttaaatcaaatcaaatacaaTTTCAATGATtccaaacataataaaaaatgaatcaaaATGTTAGTGAACTACCAAGTAAAGaacatcataattttttataatgtcaGCCTTAACCAATCAGCAGCAAATGTTAtagaattttattgatattgatgTGATACACATGCAAATCCAATACTTTGATTGCacttgtaaccaaaaaataaaatatttcagcAATTATGTAATTAAACAATGGGTGAAGTGTGTGATCAAATTAAAGAGGAATCTCATTACCACAACCATCCTCCATTTGCTCGTAAGTTGGTCAAGAAAACagacgaagaaaaaaaaaataagagttcCTGATCACCAACTGCATGAAGAGTAAGATTTGTCAGATATCAGGGTCAACGAAAACAATGAGTTCAATCAAAACCACCTCATAAAACCCTCCAAAACACCAGTGATAAGGCTAAATTAAGACCTATTATAACAAGTAATCACTTCACATAAACATAAAGAATTACCAATTAGTCTTAGATTCCATAACATCCCCAAATGAGACACTAATAACAACTAACCAATAATCACCTTGCTATACCCACacaaaaacaagtaaaaaaaactatattaagACCTATTATAAGCTAAAAGGAAACTCTTCACAATTAATAACTTCAAATACACATAAACATTAATAGTTGATATACAATCAGAGGTGTTTACAAAATACACAACTTTTACAAGACTTTAAGTGTTTGACAGATTTTTCTTCGGTGTAAGAGCTTCAGCGCTATTTTGTTTCATTATTATAAAGAAGACACATAAGAAGCTCATCCTTTCATAAAAGTTAAATTTTGATCCCCCACAACTACTCAACACATGAGAAGCTCATCCTTCTCTATAGGTTctcaatttatgcaaataagtTTTTGACGTTATAGCTAGTATAAAACAATACATAAGATTTTCCTTTCCTGTGATTATTCATTTTTAGTGAACATAGGTGAAAACTGCACGTTAGATGAACTGATGAGTAtaatatattgttatttttatttaaaatctaTCTTACCTCATAATTATTCAAGCTTATGTcttcaaatttgttttttttttttttttgactaagtcTTCAAATTTGTTATATAGATTCTTTCTCGAGATTTTGAAAGGCCACTCATACTTAAGACTACTCATTCAAAATTTAAGCTTTGGTCCTTTAGGTCAAATTTACTCTTGCAAGTTACAATGTAGTGACCAACgacagtggcggagccaggattaTATTGGAGCCTGGGCACAATTTTAACCGCAATATTTTTTTGGCGCGTCAAATAAGAAAAAACCAgcaaaacataatcaaataagagagatgaatttttttttttaaaatggctaaatatattgaattgaagAATGAACCAAAAACCTCCTCATCTCTGAAATTAAATGATACAAAATTTAGCCAAACTGATAATGCacaaaataacaattttaaaacaattttagttAGGATACTGCTGAGAAAATGcagaaaaagaaacaacattatcACAGATACTGTGTAACCATTGGACCAATATCTCTAGG from Trifolium pratense cultivar HEN17-A07 linkage group LG5, ARS_RC_1.1, whole genome shotgun sequence encodes:
- the LOC123884541 gene encoding guanine nucleotide-binding protein-like 3 homolog produces the protein MEDGCEQWAPKKSTEKAPEKKGKKVELEKEEPLDSLAEKHLQQRLVEEADVKDISSSVTAIANEKIKAEKEANAGKKNTAHQWTPNFKLKVISKDGKRLRVVLIGQGEGEGEDEDEDEDEDEDEDEDEDEDEDEDEASVTAIANEKIKAEKEANAGKKNTAHQWTPNFKLKVISKDGKRLRVVLIGQGEGEGEDEDEDEDEDEDEDEDEDEDEDEDEDEDEAEDEDEKEDEDEDEEKEEEKEEEDNFPYCFCFPINADYSVTGFTA
- the LOC123884542 gene encoding uncharacterized protein LOC123884542; this translates as MSSPDSTAPSLPLSTKENITPISSKIAELNESRSELLGRIQSLKQDLQGWRSKLDTQVKVYRDELTDLKKTLNVEVEQLRAEFQDLRTTLQQQQEDVTTSLRNLGLQDVSGDVKQAQSQETKTEEIAKEEQPVLHLHEDENTKIAEN